ACTGAAAATCAAAGCGACCAGCATGGTCGCGATGCCGACAGCATAGGTCGACCACAGCGCCAGCACAGGCGGACTCAGGGTTTCCGTGCGCATGCTGCCCAGCAGCCATTCGGTCATTTTATAGCCGAGCCACGATCCAGGGATTAGAGAGGCATAGACCTGGATCAAGATCACATCCATCAGAAGCAGAAAGAGAAAAATGTTATCAAAGCCCAGAACCTGCAGCGTGGCCATTTCCCGCGCCCGCTCTGAGAAATTCATGATGACAGTGTTATAAATCAGACCGATCGCAATGATGAAAGCGAAAAGGGTCAAAAGTCCAGTGGACAGCTGCAGCATGCCGCCCATGGACTCATAGAACCCATTGTAGACTGCAGCCCGAAGACTGACCGTCGCAACCAAAGGGTATTGATTCAGCTTGAAATAAAGCCTGGAAAGTCCATGCGGATCGACCTTCAAAGCGATAAGATTATAGCCGGGCTCTTCATCCAGCAGTTCCCAAAGCTCTTCGATACGCATATGAAGGGTGGTTCCCATCAACTCATCGCTGAAGCCCGAAATCGTCATCGTCCGTCGCGGGAAGGCCCCTTCCAGAACCTCCAGTTCAATCCTGTCCCCTGCCTTCAGCCCCCATTCCGTCTGAAAATAACGGCTCAGAAAGAGTCCGTGCACCGGCAGGGGCAGATGCTCCAGGTCGCTATTCAGCCTTTGCCTGAGCTCGGAACGCGCGGGCCAGCCCAGAAGGGCCGTTTCCTTCTGCCTCCGCTCATGATGAATCCGCACCGCAGCTGCTCTATAGCCTTCGACCCGCTGAACGCCTTTTAAATCTGCCAGCTGCTGAAGGCCACTCACGGCAACAGGGCGCTGGAGCGTGATACTGATATCCTCGCGCTGGACATACTGGAACTGTGTCGTCAAAAGAAAGTCCACCATATCTTTCATCGAACCCGAACTGACCATGATAGCGAGCGCAGCCGCTATCCCGAACATGGTTAAACCGAGACGCCAGGGGCGCAGCATCAGATTGCGCAAAGTCATGCGGGTACTGACGGGGAGTTTTTCCCCTAAAAATAGCCGGTCCAGAAAGATGGCATGATACGCCGGAGGCACAGGCGGCTTCAAAGCTTCCGCAGGATGCAGCCGGAGTATGGAGCGAATCGCCGTCATGCCCCCCAGAACGCCGGAGCCAATGCCCGTCGCAAAACTCAAAAGCAGAATACGGGGATCGACCACAGGGATCAGAGCAGGGAAGCGAAAAAAATCCTGATACATATCGACAATGAAACGGCCTAAGAGAATTCCAATGCCACAGGCGGGTATGGTTCCGAAAAGCATCATCACGATGATGAGCTTTGTGTAATGCCATGCGATCTCGCGATCATGGTAGCCGACGGCTTTCAGCACGGCGATCTGTGGCCTGTGGGTATGAATCAAACGCGACATGATCACATGAATCAGAAAGATCGCTATGCTCAAAAAAACCAGAGGACTGATCCGCGACAGGGTCTTCTGCTCGGTCAGCTCATCCTCCAAGAACATGTCCGAAGGCAGGTTCATGCGCTCATGAATGGCCTTGTTTCCATAGGCGTTTAAAAGAATCCGCATATCGTCTTTGATCGGTGCTATTGCCCGACTTTTATTCAGCGTCACGGCCACGCTATTGAATGAGTCCTGAAACCCGACGAGGCGGCCCAGAACCGGCTCAATCATCCAAAGGACCGCGAAGTGACGATCATCAGGCAGGGGCACAGCGGACCCGAGAGCATAGACATATTCCGGTGAGAGACCCCGGCCTACAATCTGCAGGCGGACCTTCTGCCCTTTGACGAGCACGCTGATGAAATCGCCGGGCTTGAGGTGATGAGCTGCAGCAAAGGCTTCATGCAGAAAAACCTCGGGAATCTGCGCCTCACGCGGCAATCGTCCTTCCCGCACAAAAATTCGATTCAGCCGGGGCTGTCCTGCGGAAGGCAGCGACAGGATCAGCCCCACGGCCGGCTCGTCCTGACCCCGAACTTCGATCAAACCATCGGCCAGGATGCGTTCCTCGACGTTCTGAATGCCTGGGATAGCGCGCATGCGATCCATGATGCCGCGTGGAGCGGCCTGGAATTCGGCGAAGATTTCGGCAAAGCGATAGTCCCTATAGAAGGAATCGCGGGCGGCATGGAGGGAATCATAGGAAATATGGGTCGCAATCATCAGGGACAGTCCGCAGATGATCAAAAGGGCAATCGTGATGACCTGGGGTCGCAGCTGACGCAACTCACGCAGAATTTTCCGATCGAGCGCCGATTTCACCATAGGATCTCGTCCACTTTTTTGCGGCTCTTGTTTTGATCTTCGTGCGAAATCTGGCCGTTTGCCAAATGAATGACGCGATCCGCGAGTCCGGCAATCGCGGCATTGTGTGTGATCACGACGACCAGCGTGCCGAGTTCCTCGTTGATTTTCAGGATGGTCTCCAAAACGAGTTTACCTGTTTGAAAATCAAGGGCTCCCGTCGGTTCATCACAAAGCAGGATATCCGGGCGTTTGGCGACCTCACGGGCGATTGCGATGCGCTGCTGTTCGCCACCCGACAGCTGCGAGGGAAAATGCTGAGCCCGCTCGGCAAGACCCACCATCGCCAGTGCCTCATGCACATTCATGGGGCGGT
This is a stretch of genomic DNA from Oligoflexus sp.. It encodes these proteins:
- a CDS encoding ABC transporter permease is translated as MVKSALDRKILRELRQLRPQVITIALLIICGLSLMIATHISYDSLHAARDSFYRDYRFAEIFAEFQAAPRGIMDRMRAIPGIQNVEERILADGLIEVRGQDEPAVGLILSLPSAGQPRLNRIFVREGRLPREAQIPEVFLHEAFAAAHHLKPGDFISVLVKGQKVRLQIVGRGLSPEYVYALGSAVPLPDDRHFAVLWMIEPVLGRLVGFQDSFNSVAVTLNKSRAIAPIKDDMRILLNAYGNKAIHERMNLPSDMFLEDELTEQKTLSRISPLVFLSIAIFLIHVIMSRLIHTHRPQIAVLKAVGYHDREIAWHYTKLIIVMMLFGTIPACGIGILLGRFIVDMYQDFFRFPALIPVVDPRILLLSFATGIGSGVLGGMTAIRSILRLHPAEALKPPVPPAYHAIFLDRLFLGEKLPVSTRMTLRNLMLRPWRLGLTMFGIAAALAIMVSSGSMKDMVDFLLTTQFQYVQREDISITLQRPVAVSGLQQLADLKGVQRVEGYRAAAVRIHHERRQKETALLGWPARSELRQRLNSDLEHLPLPVHGLFLSRYFQTEWGLKAGDRIELEVLEGAFPRRTMTISGFSDELMGTTLHMRIEELWELLDEEPGYNLIALKVDPHGLSRLYFKLNQYPLVATVSLRAAVYNGFYESMGGMLQLSTGLLTLFAFIIAIGLIYNTVIMNFSERAREMATLQVLGFDNIFLFLLLMDVILIQVYASLIPGSWLGYKMTEWLLGSMRTETLSPPVLALWSTYAVGIATMLVALIFSAWSLSRLLRGLSLTEALKAKE